The Paenibacillus sp. 481 DNA window AAAGGTGTACAGTTGTTGAATGACATCGGTGTCTGCTTTCGATATCGAAGCACCGAGCTGTAAGCAGGAAGCCATTAAGTGCGCCGTTTTGTTGCGCGTCTTCTCCCAGTATTGGTCAAGCGTCACATCAAAGTTGAAGCGGTGCTGCATTTGCTGATATTCACCCAAGCATAGCTGTGCCGTCGTGACCGATGTTAAGTTGTGCAAATAAGGTTCCACTTCACTGCTGTATGCAGTCATGAGCTCAATAATGCGGCACATCACATAATTACCGATATGGACGGCGGTATATACGTCCGTTTTATAATGAAGTGCAGGTTCGCCACGCCGCATTGGCGCTTGATCTAAGATGTCATCGTGGATAAGCGATGCGACATGAATAAGCTCAAGTGCTGCTGCTAGGCGGTAGATTTCGTTAGATTCGGCGTGTTGGCCGAAACGGCTACCGACGATAGTCATCATCGGTCGTAGCCGCTTCCCGCCAGCACGGATAAGCCCTAGAACGTTGCGGGCAATGATGGAGCGTGATGGCAGATCGCGGTCAAATAGAATGATCCGCTCCAAGTGGCGATTTATTTTGCGCAGCGAAATGTGTAAGGGCTCGCTTAATGAATCGTTCGATGAATCGTTATATAACTTCATAGGCAGACCTCTTATACGACTTTTGTACATAGCGGCTCATTCGCTGGTGAAGCAGCAGACTAGCGTCGAGCGCTGCTACACGGTGAATTTGCACGCGTTTGACAGTTGTGGCTAAGTAGCTGATCAGATTCGTCAAGCCGTTACGGACGGCGTGCTGATAATACATACTTAGCAAATAATCGCCATCAAGCACCGCTTTGGCGGCATCCGCCTCCGCCAGAGGCACATGTTGATGCGTGCGCAGCGCTTGCAGCAGTAATGCGTAGCAGCCTAGCAGTGCGAACCGTTCCTGCGATTGTATATCATGCGCTAACAGCATAGTTGCCAGCTCAAGCAGCATAGGCTCGTCCACGCCGGCTTGCAGTGCGATGTTGGCTACTGGAGAAAGAACGTCTCCCAGCTGTTGATACGTGTCCTGTAAAAGTATCCGGTTCATCGAAGGCCTCCTCGCATTTTTAACAGCAACTTGCTATTTATATGGTTTAACCAAAAAGTACTTAACTCCATTTTATATAAATGCAGCCTGAACTTCTATCTAACCTCATGATGCCATCTGTATGTAACGATAAATGAGGCAAGTGTACTTATTATGTACGTATTTTAAAAAAGGTGCTGCGTTTGTGCATGTATCCCCTGAAACTGAATTCCTTTTTTTGCACATTAGCGGGTAATCTTATAAAATAGAAATGATATTAACAATGGTACATTATTCCAAATAATGAATAGTAGACGAACAATGGGGTGGGAACATGCAAGCGAAAGACATCGTGCTCGGTCTGCTCATGCAAGGCCCGAAATCTGGTTATGATATTAAGCAGGCATACGAGCTGAACTTGTCTCATTTTTTTGATGCGAGTTATGGATCGGTGTATCCGACGCTAAAGCAATTAGAGAAGGCGGGACATATTAGGAAAGAAACGATTATTCAAGAAGGTAAGCCGAATAAGCATGTGTATTCGATTACCGATGAAGGTAGGCAGAAGTTTGTGCAATATCTTGCTTCGCCCGTTCAGCCGGATCTCTATCGTTCGGATGTGCTAGCGCGCTTATATTTCGGGGGCTTTGCCCACGTTCAAGAAGTAACGGGTTGGTTAGAAGAGACGCTAGAGCTTCGTCAATCGCTGCTGCAACAGCTAGAAGCGGTCTATGAAGAATCGAAGACAATCTTGTCACCACCGCAAATGTTATCGCTACAATTGGGTCTAATTGATTATCGTTCACAGATTTGTATGTTTGAGCGTGCGATTTCGTATTTGAAATCGGGTTATAACAATGGAGAACAAATAGAGTCGCTACACGAGTTGGAATGGTGGAAAGTGGCCAAGTAAAAAATAGTCTAGCAACTAAATCGCAGGTGCCGATTTATTCGGCAGCCAGATGTGCGATTTTTTTGTTGCGGGCAACTTGCTCATGCTAATGTGGTAATATATGGACTTATTGCCGACAGCTTGGCATAGAGTCAAAGATGTGATACAGTAGTGCCCTGTGTTCACGCTTGGCGTACGAAGAAGCGCACAAGGTGAGCCCCGCGGTTCGTAACCATCCCGCGTTATCAAAACTAAGGGGGAACTCTTCGTGTATAATTTTTTGTGGGGCGTTCTGTTCGTGTTGACGAACTTTGCGTTCTTCCTTATTTGTTACCGCATGTTCGGTAAGTACGGCTTATACGCATGGATAGGCGTTATGACCGTAATTGCTAATATTCAAGTGCTTAAGACAATTGATATGTTTGGCATCGTGATGACGTTAGGAAACACGGCCAATGTGACATTGTTCTTAACGACTGATTTGCTTAATGAACGGTACGGGCCGAAGGAAGCCCGTCGTGCGATCTGGTTCGGTTTCTTCACCTTGATCATGACGACCGTCATTATGCAGATGGCATTGGCGTTTACGCCGCAGGCGACTGACTTTGCGCAGCCGTCACTAGAAACGATTTTTGGCTTCTTGCCACGAATCGCGATTGCAAGCTTGTCGGCTTATTTGATTAGCCAGTTTCTCGATGTGCATCTGTTCAGTAAGGTGCGAGCTAAATTTCCGAACACAGGACAGCTATGGATTCGCAGTAACGTAAGTACGGGCATTAGCCAATTCGTTGATTCGCTCGTGTTTTGTACGATTGCGTTTGCCTTTTCCGAGCTGTATCCATGGGATATTTGGATCCAAATTCTAATTACAACTTACCTCATTAAGCTCGTGTTGTCGGTCGTATCGACACCGGTCTTGTATGCAGCGCGCAGCTTCAAAGTGCGCGATGAGGTGCAATAAAGCAAAGACGCGTACAGTCTTGATTCGCCTGACAAGGTGATCAAGGATGTACGCGTCTTTTTTGTAACCCTACGCCAACGCTTGTAAGGTTTAAAACCATTCGGTCAAACTAATCATCGTAATTAAACCCATGATGAACGATACGGTAGCTGAACGCTGGTGCCCGTCACCGTGGCTTTCAGGAATAAGCTCCTTGTACACGATGAACATCATTGCCCCAGCAGCAAACGACAAGCCGTACGGCACGAGGTCGCCCACGACTGAGCTGAGGGAGTAACCAAGGAGTCCTGTCACAATTTCGACAGCGCCCGTTAATGTAGCAATGCCGAGTGCTTTCCAGCGGTTTACGTTCTGGTGAACGAGGAAAAGCGCGATAAGAAAGCCTTCCGGCATGTTCTGCAAGCCAATCGAGAACGCAATAAGCGGACCGAGTTCGCCTGCGTTGCTTGCGTAGCTGACACCGACCGATAAGCCTTCCGGTAAGTTGTGCAGCGTAATAGCCGCTATGATTAGAAATGATTTCTGTTCCAAATTAAACGTCGTCATTCGTTGTTCCGTGTTCTCTAGATCGACGTGAGGTATAAAGTGTTCCAGTAGCAGCAAGGCAAAGCAGCCGAGCAACAAGCCGATAGACATCACAAATACATTTGAAAGGGCAAGCGCTTCTGGAAGTAAGCTAAACATGGAAGCGGCCGTCATAATGCCCGCCGTATAAGCGAGCAATATGTCTCGCCAATGGTGGGACATCCGCTTCATAAATAGAATAGGCACTGCGCCCAATCCGGTAGACAACGCAGAGACGGCGCTACCTATGAGTACATCTTTCATGGTGTAGGTCAATCCTCCTGTTGAAATGTCCGTTGCAAAAATCATACATTCTGAGGTTGATGTTACCATAACGTTGCCTAGGTAGCAAAGAAAAATGTCGAATCATGTCAATTTTCGCCTTAGATATTTACTCGAAAGATTGCTGGAACGTCGTCTGCAAATACATGATTTCATATTTGTTAGCTAATTGTGAGAGGTGATGAAGCACACTGCGTGCTTCCACAGGCAAAGGTTGCTGCTCGCTGATCCATGCTCCGTCAGCCTTTTCTTGAGCATGCATTGCGTCCCATAGTGCTGCTGTCAGCTGCTCATACGTTGTACGCTCCGCTACCGTCGCGTGCTTTTTAACATAACCCCACATATGCTCCAACGATGTGCGCAAACCTTTCGTCGTGTATGGTAAATGGCGCAAGCCAGATATTCGGATTTCAATATCGAGCAGCTCTTCCATCGTAGTGGCGTGCCGGAACATGAGCGCGACTTCTTTATAATAGCGGTAGCCGCGGGCCATGATGTCGTATTTGTGGGCTGCCCATAGCCGCTCGATGCGCGTGCGGGCAGCTCGTTGTTCCTTGCGAGATATCGTCATCGCTAATTCTCCTATTAAAGGTAGTGTTGCTTATCATCATGTCACACATTCAAGAAGTGCCGCAATAGATTCACGGATAGCGCGGCTAACACGGCTGGACTTTCCCGACAACGAGGGCTATAATTTACGTTGAACAAGGAATCTACAACATTCGACAATTACATAAGCATGCTAGGGGAGCTGGGATATGGCCAGCTGAGAATGTGTTCCGTAAGACACCGACCCTTAGACCTGATCTGGGTAATGCCAGCGTAGGAAAGACGTTGAACCGCGTCGTAACATGTGTGCTACTAAAAAAGACAACAGCGTATGAGCAAATAATTGCTACATGGCTCCCAAATAGGGGGGCGATGGATAATGGTGTCGATGAGCTGCAAATCGCAAGCGGTAAGCTGAGAGTTACAAGTTAAGAGCTCAGAGCTAGAAGCAAGGCGATAGGCGCTAACGATGGATGGCAATGCCATTACGAGCCATGCTGGTTCACTTTTTTAGGAAGCATATGATGAAGAGACAAGGTATGGTTATAACAGAACCATGACCACGCGGATTAACATATACGCACATATAAATGGCAAGGGCGTCCCAGATGGGGCGCTCTTTTTTGCGATTGCAAGCCGAGCTTAGAGCAGATTTAACATGTGAGCCACTTGGGGAAAATGGACATATAGTGGTTACGCATGCAGCGTGTTGATGTCGGACGTGTGGCAGTCGAATGCAGCAAGAATCAACTACAACTTGTACAGGGGGAACTGAACTTATGCAACATCATACACGTACACCGTGGAAGCGCGGCATGCTGCTCGCGCTGACGATCATGATGGCGTTTGCCATGTCAGCTTGCGGAAGCGGAGCTTCCAGCTCACAACCGTCAACTGGTAACCAAACAGGTAGCACACAAGGTAACCAAGATGGTGACAGCAATAAAGCGAAGGGGATGCGCGACATTAAAGTGGTGCTCGATTGGTCGCCGAACACGAATCATACAGGGCTTTACGTTGCAAAGGACCAAGGTTTTTATGAGGCAGAAGGCCTGAATGTCGAGATTATTCCACCTGGACAAGCGGGTGCTGATGCACTGGTTGCCTCTGGCGAAGCTCAATTTGGTGTAAGCTATCAAGAAAGCATTACGCAAGCACGAACGCAGGACGTGCCAATCGTGTCGATCGCGGCCGTTATTCAACATAATACGTCTGGTTTTGCTGCGCCAACAGCTAAAAAGATAAAGACGCCAAAAGATTTTGAAGGCAAAACTTACGGCGGCTGGGGCTCCCCCGTCGAAGAAGCGGTGCTGCGCTCCATTATGGAGCAAGAGGGCGCTGATTACAGCAAAGTGAAGAACGTAAGCATGGGCGATGTCGACTTTTTCACAGCAACGAAAAAGGACATTGATTTTGCTTGGATCTTCTATGCATGGACAGGCATTGAAGCAGAGCTACGCAATGAACCTGTTGATATGATGTATGTCAATCAGTATTCGGACAAGTTGGACTATTATACGCCTGTGCTGGCCACTAATGAACGGCTAATCAAGGCTGATCCAGAACTGATCAAGGCCTTTATGCGTGCAACATCTAAAGGCTACCAGCTTGCGATCGACAAGCCAGAAGATGCAGCTAACATGTTGTTGAAGGCAGTGCCTGATTTGAACAAAGAGCTTGTGATGAAGTCGCAACAGTGGCTTGCGCCGAAATATAAAGACGATGCTCCACGCTGGGGGGAACAGAAACGCAGTGTGTGGGACAATTATATGAACTGGCTGCTGCAGCACAAGTTGCTGGAACAAGCTATTGATGTGGACAAAGCGTTTACGAACGATTTTTTGCCATAAATCATGTGAAATAACATCATGCAGGTGAAGGGGAGAGCAGATATGGCGAACAGCTTAGTAAGCATTCAAATTATTCCGAAGACTAAAAACGGGGAAGACGTTATTCCATATGTTGATCGCGCGATAGAAATCATTCAGCAATCAGGTGTCAAACACCAAGTCGGACCGCTGGAAACGACGATGGAAGGTGAGCTTGGCGAGTTAATGAAAGTGATCGAGCAGATGAACGAAGCGATGATTGCGCTGGGCAGTTTGAATGTCATTTCACAAGTGAAAATATTGTACATGCCATCTGGCATTACGATGGATACATTATCGGAG harbors:
- a CDS encoding polyprenyl synthetase family protein, giving the protein MKLYNDSSNDSLSEPLHISLRKINRHLERIILFDRDLPSRSIIARNVLGLIRAGGKRLRPMMTIVGSRFGQHAESNEIYRLAAALELIHVASLIHDDILDQAPMRRGEPALHYKTDVYTAVHIGNYVMCRIIELMTAYSSEVEPYLHNLTSVTTAQLCLGEYQQMQHRFNFDVTLDQYWEKTRNKTAHLMASCLQLGASISKADTDVIQQLYTFGDCIGMAFQVHDDVLDFAQSAAKLGKPAGTDLRNGHITLPVMLAMEHQPIADKLRRLHANAPATAFDEAVALIRESDALDRALEMSNRFMDQAWGITEELHSFPASHDLQHIWTYFKNREQ
- a CDS encoding heptaprenyl diphosphate synthase component 1: MNRILLQDTYQQLGDVLSPVANIALQAGVDEPMLLELATMLLAHDIQSQERFALLGCYALLLQALRTHQHVPLAEADAAKAVLDGDYLLSMYYQHAVRNGLTNLISYLATTVKRVQIHRVAALDASLLLHQRMSRYVQKSYKRSAYEVI
- a CDS encoding PadR family transcriptional regulator, which encodes MQAKDIVLGLLMQGPKSGYDIKQAYELNLSHFFDASYGSVYPTLKQLEKAGHIRKETIIQEGKPNKHVYSITDEGRQKFVQYLASPVQPDLYRSDVLARLYFGGFAHVQEVTGWLEETLELRQSLLQQLEAVYEESKTILSPPQMLSLQLGLIDYRSQICMFERAISYLKSGYNNGEQIESLHELEWWKVAK
- a CDS encoding queuosine precursor transporter yields the protein MYNFLWGVLFVLTNFAFFLICYRMFGKYGLYAWIGVMTVIANIQVLKTIDMFGIVMTLGNTANVTLFLTTDLLNERYGPKEARRAIWFGFFTLIMTTVIMQMALAFTPQATDFAQPSLETIFGFLPRIAIASLSAYLISQFLDVHLFSKVRAKFPNTGQLWIRSNVSTGISQFVDSLVFCTIAFAFSELYPWDIWIQILITTYLIKLVLSVVSTPVLYAARSFKVRDEVQ
- a CDS encoding ZIP family metal transporter gives rise to the protein MKDVLIGSAVSALSTGLGAVPILFMKRMSHHWRDILLAYTAGIMTAASMFSLLPEALALSNVFVMSIGLLLGCFALLLLEHFIPHVDLENTEQRMTTFNLEQKSFLIIAAITLHNLPEGLSVGVSYASNAGELGPLIAFSIGLQNMPEGFLIALFLVHQNVNRWKALGIATLTGAVEIVTGLLGYSLSSVVGDLVPYGLSFAAGAMMFIVYKELIPESHGDGHQRSATVSFIMGLITMISLTEWF
- a CDS encoding ABC transporter substrate-binding protein, translated to MQHHTRTPWKRGMLLALTIMMAFAMSACGSGASSSQPSTGNQTGSTQGNQDGDSNKAKGMRDIKVVLDWSPNTNHTGLYVAKDQGFYEAEGLNVEIIPPGQAGADALVASGEAQFGVSYQESITQARTQDVPIVSIAAVIQHNTSGFAAPTAKKIKTPKDFEGKTYGGWGSPVEEAVLRSIMEQEGADYSKVKNVSMGDVDFFTATKKDIDFAWIFYAWTGIEAELRNEPVDMMYVNQYSDKLDYYTPVLATNERLIKADPELIKAFMRATSKGYQLAIDKPEDAANMLLKAVPDLNKELVMKSQQWLAPKYKDDAPRWGEQKRSVWDNYMNWLLQHKLLEQAIDVDKAFTNDFLP
- a CDS encoding thiamine-binding protein, producing the protein MANSLVSIQIIPKTKNGEDVIPYVDRAIEIIQQSGVKHQVGPLETTMEGELGELMKVIEQMNEAMIALGSLNVISQVKILYMPSGITMDTLSEKYRP